Below is a genomic region from Enterobacteriaceae endosymbiont of Donacia cinerea.
TAGGTAAAAAATCAATAACAAAATATTTTATAAAAAATATATTTAAAAATCATACTCATTTAAGAGTCAGATTAAAAACAGGGAGAACACATCAAATTAGAGTACATTTATCACATATTAATCATAGTATTGTTGGTGATCCAGTTTATAAAAAATTTAAAAATTTTTCTTTAATCAATAATTTTTATAAAAAAAAAATTAATGAAATTATTCAAAGACAAGCTTTACATGCTTGTTATTTGAAATTTATGCATCCATTTTTCAACATAAATATTAAATTATTTTCAATAATACCAAATGATATAAGTAATTTAATTAATTTTTTGAAAAAAAATAAAAATTAAAATATTAAACATAATAAAAAATATATTTATTTAAAAAATAATTTTATTAAAATAAATAATTAGTTTATAATATTAATATCGAATTGTATCTTTTAATTAAGAGTGATAAAAAGTATGATAAATACAAGAAAATATATGTTATTTTTTAGCATGTTATTTTTATTATTAATTACATCTAATAATTGTTTAGCATCTAATAAATTAGATAATTTATCTTTATATGATAAATTAACAAAGGAAGAACAACAATTATTTACTAAAGAATTTGGTAAAAAACCAGTAATAGTTGAATTTTTTTCATTTTTATGTCCTCATTGTTATGAATTTTATACAGGTATTAATCCAAAATTTTTAAAAAATAAAATATCTAAAAATGTAAAAATTATAAGAATTCACTACAGTAAAATGGGTCAAGAAGAAGGTAAAGGTTTATCTACTATATTAGGATATGCTTGGGTTGTTGCTAAAATGTTAAATGTAGAAGATAAAGTAATTGGTCCTATTTTTGATGGTATTCATAAAACTGAATCTATTCATGATTATAATTCCATAAAAAGAATCTTTGTTAGAAAAGCTGGAGTTACAGGTAATATGTTTGATGCTGCATGGAATAGTAATATAGCAAAAATGTTATTTGAAAAAGAATATGATATAATTGAAAAACTTAATATACATTTAGTTCCAGATATATATGTTAATAATAAATTTATAGTAAATATTTCTGGATTATATAATAGTACTAGTAATCTAAATAATTTTTATCAAAATTATATTAATTTAATAAAAAGACTTTTAAAAAGATAATATTTTTAAAAAAAAGATATATATTTTAGTATATTTATAAATATGAAAAAAAAAATAATTTTAATTGATGGATCATTTTGTTTATATCGTGCTTATTATGCTTTACCTAAATTAATTAATACTAAAGGGGATCCTACTGGTGCAATATATGGTTTTATTAAAATTTTTAACAAGATCATAAAAATGAACATAAATAGTTATTTTTTAATTATATTTGATACTAAAGGAATATCTTTTAGAAAAAAAATTTTTAGTGAATATAAATCAAAAAGAACTAATATGCCTGATAATTTAATTTTACAAATTAAACCTTTATTAAAAATTATACAGGCAATGGGATATAATTTTATATCTATAAAAAATATAGAAGCAGATGATATAATTGGTACTTTATCATTAAAAGCAGAACAAAAGAATTATTTAGTTTTTATTTTTAGCTTAGATAAAGATATAACACAATTAGTTAATAAAAATATAAAAATAATTAATCCTATTAATTATTCTATTTCTGGACCGAAAGAGATATATAAAAAATATGGAGTATACCCAAAATTTATTAGTGATTTACTAGCATTAAGTGGTGATTCCATTGATAATATTCCTGGAGTTCCAGGAATAGGAAATAAAATAAGTCAAAAATTAATAAACAAATTAGGAAATTTAAAAAATATATATAAAAATATAAATATTATTAATAACAATAATTTTAGAGGGGGTTGTAATATAAAAAAAAAACTTATAAAATATAAAAAATTAGTTTTTTTGTACCATAAATTAACAAAAATAAAAACTAATATTACTCTAGATATAGATTATTTTAATTTTTTACAGTTTAAAATAAAACCCCAAATAAATTATTTGAAATATTTATTTCAAAAATACGAATTTAATAAATTTAATTAAAATATGTATAAGTTTATTTTATATATTACATATTTTATATTATAAACAATAATTAATATAATTCTTTATTTTCTTTATATTTTTTTTTTTAATTGAAGAAAATGTAATTAATTTAATTTTATTAAAAAATGAACTATTAATTTTTTTTTTTAAAATTTTTATTATTTGGTTTGTATTATTTTTATATTTTTTTTAGATATTTTATCAGTTTTATTTAATATTAATAAAATTGGTTTTTTATAAAAAGATATTTTTTTTAAAATTATTAAATCTATTTCTTTTAATAAATTACGGATATCAATTAAAAGAATAATTCCTTTTAATGAATTTTTGTGTTCTAAATATTTTTGTAAAATATTATAATATTTAAATTTATATTTTTTAATAAATTTATTATATCCATATCCTGGAAAATCTAAAAAACGAATTTTTTTTTTACTATTTTTAAATACATTTATAAATAATGTAGATCCTGGAATTTTACTTACATAAGCTATTTTTTTATTGAGTAAAATATTTATAATAGTAGATTTACCTACATTAGAATAACCAATAAATGCAATATCATGGCTATTAAAAATATTAGTTAAAGTATTAATATTTATAGTACTATAACTGTAATTAATATTATTAAAATTATTCATTATTTTTTATATAATTAAAAATATTGAAATATAGAATGTGAATGTTTCATTAAATAAAATTTCATTATATATTAATAAAAAATTTAAACAATTTAAATAGTATTTTATTAGGATTTATTTATGAAAAAAATACGTAATATAGCTATTGTTGCACATATAGATCATGGAAAAACTACACTAATAGATAAATTATTACAAGAGTCTGATAACTTTCAAAATGTTTTTAAAGACAATAATATAGATAGAATAATGGATAGTAATGAATTAGAAAAAGAAAAAGGAATAACTATTTTTTCAAAAAATACATCTATTTTTTGGAAAAATTATAAAATTAATATAATTGATACCCCTGGACATGCAGATTTTGGTGCAGAAGTAGAACGTATTTTATCAATGGTAGACTCTGTATTATTATTAGTTGATGCAGTTGAAGGTCCTATGCCTCAAACAAGATTTGTTGCATTAAAATCTTTTACATATAATTTAAAACCTATTGTAGTAATTAATAAAATAGATAGAAATTTTATTAGGCCTGATTGGGTTGTAAATCAAATATTTGATTTATTTGTTAATTTAAATGCTTCTGATGAACAATTAGATTTTCCTATAGTATATACTTCTGCACTTAAAGGAACTTCTGGATATGAAGTAAATAAAATGCAAAAAAATATGGATATATTATTTAAAACTATTATTAAATATGTTCCTTCTCCAAGAGGAAATATTAATAAACCATTTCAAATGCAAATATCTCAAATAGAATATAATAAATATATAGGTAATATTTGTATTGGTTTAATAAATAACGGAAAAATTAAAAAAAATCAATATGTTAATATTATAAAAAAAAATAAAAAAGTTAAAAAAGTTAAAATTTTATATATTATATTTAATATAGGACTAAAACCTGTATATACAGATAATGCTCAATCGGGTGATATTGTAGGTATTGCTGGTTCAGGATTTGAAGATGTGAATATTTCTAATACAATTTGTGATATTAATTATAATATATCTTTACCTTCTTTAAGAATAGAAAAACCTAAAATAGGTATGTTATTTCATGTAAATAATTCTCCATTTTCTGGAATAGAAGGTAAACATATAACATCTAATAAAATATTTAATAGAATCAATAGAGAATGTCTACATGATGTTGCATTAAAAATAACTAAAACAAAAAATAACAATATTTTTTATGTATCTGGTAGAGGAGAATTACATTTAATTATTTTAATAGAAAATATGAGAAAAGAAGGATTTGAATTATCTGTATCTAAACCTCAAATTATATCTAAAATAATTAATGGTAAAAAACAAGAACCATTTGAAGTATTAGTTTTAGATTTTAAAAAAGATAAAAAAGGTAATATAATTCAATTAATTAGTAAAAGAAAAGCGATTATAAATAATATTATTTTAGATGATTATAATAATAGAATAAAAATTGAAGCAATTATTTCAAGTAGAGGATTAATTGGTTTTAGAAATGAATTCATAAATATAACTTCAGGTACTGGTGTAATGAATTCTTTTTTTAGTCATTATGGTATTAATAAATATCATATAATTGGAGAAAGAAATAATGGTGTTTTAATTTCAAATAAAGAAGGTTATGCAGTTTCTTTTGCTTTATATAATTTACAATCTAGGGGTAAATTATTTATTAATCCTGGAGAAAAAATATATGAAGGACAGATAATAGGATTACATAATAAATCAAATGATCTTACTGTAAATTGTTTAATTAATAAAAAATTAACTAACATGAGAGCATCAGGTAGTGATAATCCTATCAATTTAATTCCTATAAAAAAAATATCATTAGAAGAAGCAATAGATTTTATAAATAACGATGAATTAGTAGAAATTACACCAAAATCAATTCGTATTCGAAAAAAATATTTAACAAAATCCCAGCGTAAATTAATAAAAAAGATATAAAAATTTACACAGTAATTCTTTATATATACCAAATATAATAATAATTATTGGAGCTGGGGGGATTCGAACCCCCGTCCAAAATTACTACACTTTCAGAACTACATGTTTAGTTTTATCTTATAAAAATTTCTTAATATAAACTGATAAAACCAAGTTTTATATTATATAGTCTAATAATTACTTTAGTATATAATTTTAAGACCAATTATATACGATCTCTTTTTTTTATGACCTATTTACTTTTTATCAAAGAGAAAAATAATAAGAAACAGGGCTTCCTGCAGTTTTTTATGCTGCTAAAGCATATTTTTCATTATTTGCAACTATATTGTACGGTTTTTTTACAAGGCCTACCGTTCCTTGACATGCTCTTAAAGTTTTATAACTTTGTCAAATCCATAATCAGCCCCATAAATTTTTAAGTATTTTTTTTCAAAAAACGTAATTTATTAATATTCCATTCTTTATTTTTTATAATATTTCTTTTATCGTATTTTTTTTTACCTTTAACAACTGCAATTTTTAATTTACACCAAGATTTTTTCCAAAAAAGACCAATAACTACTGCGGTAAATCTGTTTAAATATATATAATTTCTTAATAGTTCTATTTCTTTTTTTTTTAATAATAATTGTTTTTTCCTGTTGTTATCATATTGTATATGATTACAAATTGTTTTAATAGGATTAATACCTAGATTAAATACATATATTTTATTATTTAAAAAACTTATATAACTATTAATAATATTAACTCTATTTAATCTTAAAGATTTTACTTCCCAGCCTTGTAAAATAAGACCTGCATTTATCTTTTCTTGAATAAAAAAATTATAATAAATTTTTTTATTAAAAATAATATATTTTTTTTTTCCATTATAAAAATATTTTATTATTAAACATATTTAATTATAATATTTATATTTAATAATATCAATATATTATATATATTTTTTTAAAATTTCAATTTTTATTAAATAAATAAAATATTTGATTATTATTAATCAATTTTTTAATATTTATTATTATAAAAAATAATATATATTATTATTTATAATAAGTGTTTATTTTTAAATTTTATATAAAATTTATATAAGGATAGTATATGAAAAATAATAAATCATCAAATAATATTAAAAAAAATAATATAGAAAAAAAAGAGGAAAGTAAAAAACTAAATTTTATCAATATAGATAATAATATAAAAAAACAAAATTATAAACATGAAAATGAAAATGAAAATAAAAATGAAAATGAAAATACTAAAGAATATAATATTGAATATTTTAAAAAACAAAATGATAGTTATAAACTTGAAATCATTGAACTTAAAAATAAATTAATAAAATATGAAAATAATATATGGGATATAAAACTACGTTCTCAATCTGAAATTGAAAATGTAAGACGTAGAGCTTCATTAGATATAGAAAATGCTTATAAATTTTCATTAGAAAAATTTATTAAAGAATTATTACCTGTAATAGATAATTTAGAAAGAGCTATAAATTTAAAGACAAAACAGAAAAATAATATTGATCAATCTATAATTGAAGGTATTAAATTAACTTTAAAATCATTATTAGTATTAATTAAAAAATTTGGTATTAGTATTATAAATAAAATTAATATACCTTTTGATCCCACTAAACATCAAGCAATGTCTATTATAGAATCAGATACAATTAAAGAAAATTATATTTTAGAAATTTTACAAAAAGGATATTTTCTTAATATGAGATTATTAAGACCAGCAATGGTAATTGTATCAAAAAATAAAAAAATTAATAATAATTAATATTTAGTTTTGTTAATATGTTCATTAATTATAAATAGTTAATGAACATTTTATTTTTATAAAATATTACAAAAAATAGGATATTATAAATGTCTAAAATTTGTCAAATAACAGGAAAAAAAACAATAAAAGGTAATAATCGTTCTCATGCAATGAATGCAACTAAAAGGAAATTTTTACCAAATATTCATTTTCATAAGTTTTGGTTAAAAAAAGAAAAAAAATTTATAACTATAAAAGTATCTGCAAAAGGTATGAGATTAATCAATAAAAAAGGTATTGAAAATATTTATTTATATAAAAAATAAAGGTTATTTTTATGGCAAAAAAAAAACGTATTATAATTAAATTAATTTCATCAGCTCAAACTGGTCATTTTTATACTATTACTAAAAATAAAAAAAATACACAAAAATTAGAAATAAAAAAATTTGATCCTTATATAAGGAAACATGTATTGTATAAAGAAAAAAAAATTTAATAAAACTTAATCTTTTAAGATGAATAATTCATAATATATTAATCAATAATATGTTTAATAATTAACAATTATTGATTAATATTTTTTTAAAAAATTTTATTCAAATATTTTAGAATTTTTAAATCTTTTTTTAAAATTTTCAACACGTCCTTTAGTATCAGTTATTTTTTGTTTTCCTGTATAAAAAGGATGACATATATAACAAACATCTAAATTTAATTCTTTATTATTTTTTAAAGTTGATCTAGTATGAATAGTATTACCACAAGAACATTTTGCAATAATTTTATTATATTCAGGATGAATATTTTTTTTCATAAATTACCAATAATGTATTTTTTATAAAAAATCTTTATTTATATATTTTATAAATATATTGTATTATTACAAGAAAATTTTTATAAAAAAGAATAAAAATTTTAAATTATGAATATTGTTAAAGTTGTATTTAATAATTCTGTTATATATAATAAATTTGATTATTTATTACCTAAAAATACATCAATTTATATTGGATGTAGAGTTATAGTTCCTATAAAAAAAAAAAATTATATAGGTATAGTAATAGAAATTAATAATTTTTCTAAACTATCTATAAAAAAATTAAAATTTTTATATAAAATTTTAGATAAAAAACCACTTTTTAATTCTTCTATTTTAGATTTTGCAAAACAAATTTCTAAATATTATAAATATCCTATTGGATTTATATTATTTCAAATACTACCAATATTTTTTAGGAAAAAAAATAAATATAAAATAAATTTAAAAAATAATCTACAAGTAGATAAAATAAATATTTTA
It encodes:
- a CDS encoding DsbA family protein is translated as MINTRKYMLFFSMLFLLLITSNNCLASNKLDNLSLYDKLTKEEQQLFTKEFGKKPVIVEFFSFLCPHCYEFYTGINPKFLKNKISKNVKIIRIHYSKMGQEEGKGLSTILGYAWVVAKMLNVEDKVIGPIFDGIHKTESIHDYNSIKRIFVRKAGVTGNMFDAAWNSNIAKMLFEKEYDIIEKLNIHLVPDIYVNNKFIVNISGLYNSTSNLNNFYQNYINLIKRLLKR
- a CDS encoding 5'-3' exonuclease, coding for MKKKIILIDGSFCLYRAYYALPKLINTKGDPTGAIYGFIKIFNKIIKMNINSYFLIIFDTKGISFRKKIFSEYKSKRTNMPDNLILQIKPLLKIIQAMGYNFISIKNIEADDIIGTLSLKAEQKNYLVFIFSLDKDITQLVNKNIKIINPINYSISGPKEIYKKYGVYPKFISDLLALSGDSIDNIPGVPGIGNKISQKLINKLGNLKNIYKNINIINNNNFRGGCNIKKKLIKYKKLVFLYHKLTKIKTNITLDIDYFNFLQFKIKPQINYLKYLFQKYEFNKFN
- the yihA gene encoding ribosome biogenesis GTP-binding protein YihA/YsxC, giving the protein MNNFNNINYSYSTININTLTNIFNSHDIAFIGYSNVGKSTIINILLNKKIAYVSKIPGSTLFINVFKNSKKKIRFLDFPGYGYNKFIKKYKFKYYNILQKYLEHKNSLKGIILLIDIRNLLKEIDLIILKKISFYKKPILLILNKTDKISKKNIKIIQTK
- the typA gene encoding translational GTPase TypA encodes the protein MKKIRNIAIVAHIDHGKTTLIDKLLQESDNFQNVFKDNNIDRIMDSNELEKEKGITIFSKNTSIFWKNYKINIIDTPGHADFGAEVERILSMVDSVLLLVDAVEGPMPQTRFVALKSFTYNLKPIVVINKIDRNFIRPDWVVNQIFDLFVNLNASDEQLDFPIVYTSALKGTSGYEVNKMQKNMDILFKTIIKYVPSPRGNINKPFQMQISQIEYNKYIGNICIGLINNGKIKKNQYVNIIKKNKKVKKVKILYIIFNIGLKPVYTDNAQSGDIVGIAGSGFEDVNISNTICDINYNISLPSLRIEKPKIGMLFHVNNSPFSGIEGKHITSNKIFNRINRECLHDVALKITKTKNNNIFYVSGRGELHLIILIENMRKEGFELSVSKPQIISKIINGKKQEPFEVLVLDFKKDKKGNIIQLISKRKAIINNIILDDYNNRIKIEAIISSRGLIGFRNEFINITSGTGVMNSFFSHYGINKYHIIGERNNGVLISNKEGYAVSFALYNLQSRGKLFINPGEKIYEGQIIGLHNKSNDLTVNCLINKKLTNMRASGSDNPINLIPIKKISLEEAIDFINNDELVEITPKSIRIRKKYLTKSQRKLIKKI
- the smpB gene encoding SsrA-binding protein SmpB; this encodes MCLIIKYFYNGKKKYIIFNKKIYYNFFIQEKINAGLILQGWEVKSLRLNRVNIINSYISFLNNKIYVFNLGINPIKTICNHIQYDNNRKKQLLLKKKEIELLRNYIYLNRFTAVVIGLFWKKSWCKLKIAVVKGKKKYDKRNIIKNKEWNINKLRFLKKNT
- the grpE gene encoding nucleotide exchange factor GrpE; translation: MKNNKSSNNIKKNNIEKKEESKKLNFINIDNNIKKQNYKHENENENKNENENTKEYNIEYFKKQNDSYKLEIIELKNKLIKYENNIWDIKLRSQSEIENVRRRASLDIENAYKFSLEKFIKELLPVIDNLERAINLKTKQKNNIDQSIIEGIKLTLKSLLVLIKKFGISIINKINIPFDPTKHQAMSIIESDTIKENYILEILQKGYFLNMRLLRPAMVIVSKNKKINNN
- the rpmB gene encoding 50S ribosomal protein L28; this translates as MSKICQITGKKTIKGNNRSHAMNATKRKFLPNIHFHKFWLKKEKKFITIKVSAKGMRLINKKGIENIYLYKK
- the rpmG gene encoding 50S ribosomal protein L33, with translation MAKKKRIIIKLISSAQTGHFYTITKNKKNTQKLEIKKFDPYIRKHVLYKEKKI
- the rpmE gene encoding 50S ribosomal protein L31 codes for the protein MKKNIHPEYNKIIAKCSCGNTIHTRSTLKNNKELNLDVCYICHPFYTGKQKITDTKGRVENFKKRFKNSKIFE